The Actinomadura graeca nucleotide sequence TTCACCCGCAAGGCGGTGGACGCCATCGGCCCGAACGTCGTCGCGGCCACCACCGAGATGCTCGACGAGTGGGAGTCGCGTGCACGGCGTGGTGAGCCGGTCGAGCTGGTCACCGAGACGCTGCGGCTGACGCTCGTGACGCTGAGCCGCTCGCTGTTCGACTACGACATCCGGCCGGCGGCACCCGTGCTGAAGGACGTGGTGGGGAACGTCGTCGAGGTCATGTTCAAGCACGGCACGATCGGCGAGATGGTCCCCGGCTGGCTCCCCACCAGGCGGAACCGGGTGATCGCGCGCGACCGCAGGATCCTGTCGCGCCTCGTCGGCGAGATCAGGCGGCACCACGCCGTCACCGGTGAGGGCCCGCTCATGAAGCTGATCGAGACCGCGTCCGATCCGGCGAGCGGCCGCCCCTGGACCGACGAGCAGATCCGCGACGAGATCCTCACCATCTACCTCGCCGGCCATGAGACCACCGCCGTCGCGCTGATCTGGACGCTGCTGTCGATCGCCAACCACCCGCCGGTGCAGGAGGAGCTGGACGCGGAGGTCGACGGCGTCCTCGGCGGGCGCCCCCCGTCCGCGGAGGACGTCCCGGACCTGCGCTTCACCGGCCAGGTGGTCGACGAGAGCCTGCGTCTCTACCCGCCGATCTGGATCTATCCGAGGGACGCCGTCGGGCAGGACGAACTCGCGGGCTTCCACATCCCCGCCGGATCGTCCGTGCTCCTCTCGCCGCTCGTCTCCCATCGCAACCCGCGCTTCTGGGACAACCCCGAGGCGTTCGACCCGCACCGGTTCGACCCGGCGGTCTCGGCCGGACGGCCGAAGACGACCTACTTCCCGTTCGGGGCCGGTGCCCGGATGTGCATCGGCAACTTCATGGCGCTCCTGGAACTGAAGATGATCGTCGCGATGATCAACCAGCGGTTCCGGCTGCGGCTGGTCCCCGGCGAGTTCCTGCGGTACGGCGACACCTCGATCTCGCTCCGGCCGCTCTCCGAGGTGAGGGTGACACTCCATCCGCGCGAACGCGGGAGGGGCGCATGAGCGATGCCACGCGGTTCACGTCGGTCGACCCTCGCACGGGACGGGTCATCGGGGACCATCCCGTGGCCGACGAGGCGGCCGTCGGCGCCGCCGTCTCGGCCGCCCGGGCGGTGCAGCCGGCGTGGGAGGCGCTCGGGTTCCGCGGCCGCCGCCTTCGCCTGCGCGCATGGCGCAGGCTCATCCTCGCCCGCGCGGACGACCTGATCGATCTCATCCGCCTGGAGACCGGGAAACCGGCCGACGACGCGCGGCTTGAGGTCGTCCTCGTCACGCGGCACCTGGCCTGGGCGGCGGACAACGCCGGCCGCGTGCTGCGCCGGCGCCGCGTCGCCCCCGGCCTGCTGATGCCCAACCAGGCCGCGACCCTGGAGTACCGGGCCCTCGGCGTGGTCGGCGTCATCGGCCCGTGGAACTACCCGGCCTTCATCCCCATCGGCCCGGTCGCCGCCGCGCTCGCGGCGGGCAACACCGTGGTCCTCAAGCCCAGCGAGCTCACCCCCCGTGTCGGTGAGTGGCTGAGCGAGACGCTGGCCGAGGCCGTCCCCGGGCCCCGGGTCCTGCGCGTCGTGACGGGACTCGCCGGCACCGGCGCCCTGCTGTGCCGCTCGGGCGTCGACAAGATCTCGTTCACCGGGTCCAGCGCCACGGGCCGGCTCGTGCTGGCGGCCTGCGCGCAGACCCTGACCCCCGCGGTGATCGAGGGCGGCGGCAAGGACGCCATGATCGTCGCTCCGGACGCCGACCTCCCGGCCGCGGCGGACGCCGCCGTCTGGGCCGCGATGACCAACGCGGGCCAGACCTGCGTGGGCCTTGAACGGGTCTACGTGGTCGACGAGGTCGCCGACGAGTTCCTCGGCCTGGTCGTGGAACGGGCCGCCGCGCTCCGGGCCGGCGCCGGCGCCGACGCCGACCTGGGCCCGATCGTGCTCCCCCGCGGGCTCGACGTCATCGCGGCGCAACTGCGGGACGCCCTGTCCAGGGGAGGCCGGGCGGTGCTCGGCGGCGAACACTCCCTCGACCCGCCCTACATGCACCCGGCCGTTCTCGCCGACGTGCCGGAGGAATCGACTCTCCTCACCGACGAGACGTTCGGTCCCGTCCTCGTCGTCAACCGGGTCGCGACGACCGGCGAGGCGATAGAACGCGCCAACGCGAGCCGCTACGGGCTCGGGGCGTCGGTCTACTCGCGCCGCTCCGGGGCCGCGATCGGCGGCCGCCTGCGGGCCGGCATGGTCTCGGTGAACGCGGTGATCGCGTTCGCCGGCGTCCCGGGGCTGCCCTTCGGCGGGGTCGGGGACTCGGGCTTCGGCCGCGTCCACGGCCCCGACGGGCTCCGGGAGTTCGCCCGGTCCAAGGCCACGACCCGGCAGCTGTTCCGGCCTCCGCTGCGTCCCACGTCCTTCACCAGATCCCCGCGGACGATGCGCTCGCTCGTCCGGATCGTCCGCCTGCTCTCCGGGCCGGGCGCCCTCCCCGGACGGGGCACCGCCCGCCCGGCCCTCCGCCGGCGCACCCGCCGGCCGTCCCGAAACGGAGAACGGCAACCGTGACGACGGACATCTCGGCCCTCCTGACCAGGCTGGCCGATCCTGCGACCCGCCCCGACCCCTATGACACGCTGCGGGTCCTCCGCGAAAGATCACCCGTGCTCGACCCCGTCTCCGGGCTGGTCGTGGTGGCGCGGCGGGCCGACTGCGAGGCGGTCCTCCGGAGCCCCGGCGTGAGCAGCGACCGGCGGGGCGCGGGCATCACCGTGGTCCCGCAGCAGCCGAACCTCATCAACCTGGACGCGCCCGACCACACCCGGCTGCGCAGGCTCGCCGGCCGGGCCTTCAAGCCCCGCGTCATCGAACGCTGGCGGCCGCGCGTCGAGGC carries:
- a CDS encoding cytochrome P450 is translated as MTTTTARGRRGTTVPGPRAPGPRGVPVLGSLRQWKGGTAEFLLRMQRDHGEVSRMRLGPYTVHLVTEPAAVGRVLKENSGNYRRGVLYEQFRTVMGTGLLTTDGDHWKAHRRAMQPVFTRKAVDAIGPNVVAATTEMLDEWESRARRGEPVELVTETLRLTLVTLSRSLFDYDIRPAAPVLKDVVGNVVEVMFKHGTIGEMVPGWLPTRRNRVIARDRRILSRLVGEIRRHHAVTGEGPLMKLIETASDPASGRPWTDEQIRDEILTIYLAGHETTAVALIWTLLSIANHPPVQEELDAEVDGVLGGRPPSAEDVPDLRFTGQVVDESLRLYPPIWIYPRDAVGQDELAGFHIPAGSSVLLSPLVSHRNPRFWDNPEAFDPHRFDPAVSAGRPKTTYFPFGAGARMCIGNFMALLELKMIVAMINQRFRLRLVPGEFLRYGDTSISLRPLSEVRVTLHPRERGRGA
- a CDS encoding aldehyde dehydrogenase family protein, with the translated sequence MSDATRFTSVDPRTGRVIGDHPVADEAAVGAAVSAARAVQPAWEALGFRGRRLRLRAWRRLILARADDLIDLIRLETGKPADDARLEVVLVTRHLAWAADNAGRVLRRRRVAPGLLMPNQAATLEYRALGVVGVIGPWNYPAFIPIGPVAAALAAGNTVVLKPSELTPRVGEWLSETLAEAVPGPRVLRVVTGLAGTGALLCRSGVDKISFTGSSATGRLVLAACAQTLTPAVIEGGGKDAMIVAPDADLPAAADAAVWAAMTNAGQTCVGLERVYVVDEVADEFLGLVVERAAALRAGAGADADLGPIVLPRGLDVIAAQLRDALSRGGRAVLGGEHSLDPPYMHPAVLADVPEESTLLTDETFGPVLVVNRVATTGEAIERANASRYGLGASVYSRRSGAAIGGRLRAGMVSVNAVIAFAGVPGLPFGGVGDSGFGRVHGPDGLREFARSKATTRQLFRPPLRPTSFTRSPRTMRSLVRIVRLLSGPGALPGRGTARPALRRRTRRPSRNGERQP